One part of the Bdellovibrio bacteriovorus genome encodes these proteins:
- a CDS encoding S1 family peptidase, protein MKLINVSKALVLTTTVLAGLVACSPASQNAVNTQGTSIIGGEPVETSDSIAKTTVAIIASVQTQDGQEGSFICTGSLLKNNMVLTAGHCVPVVGEEYKEVAIYIIFNTDINKMERADVRLVTDAVVHEDYGKMGEQGEDANDVAVLKFAGAMAPGYKVAKFLSDESLLVPGTKVTLAGYGLIETDGVNTKSDDRLRKVDVEIVESFGKTEILLDQSQGKGACHGDSGGPAFLEVKGQQYVWGITSRGAGKDGKDDCSLVSVYTKVKSQADFINGAMKTLQKRAKQTAVAAK, encoded by the coding sequence ATGAAACTGATCAACGTATCTAAAGCATTGGTTCTGACGACGACGGTTCTGGCAGGTTTGGTGGCGTGTTCACCGGCTTCTCAAAACGCGGTTAACACTCAAGGCACAAGCATTATCGGCGGTGAGCCGGTAGAGACTTCTGATTCCATCGCAAAGACCACAGTGGCTATTATCGCCTCTGTGCAAACTCAGGATGGTCAGGAAGGTTCCTTCATCTGCACGGGTTCTCTGCTTAAAAACAACATGGTTCTGACTGCGGGTCACTGCGTTCCGGTTGTGGGTGAAGAATACAAAGAAGTGGCTATCTATATTATTTTCAACACCGACATCAACAAAATGGAAAGAGCTGATGTTCGCCTGGTGACCGATGCCGTCGTTCATGAAGACTACGGTAAAATGGGCGAGCAAGGTGAAGACGCCAACGACGTGGCGGTTTTGAAGTTCGCAGGCGCAATGGCTCCGGGCTACAAAGTGGCGAAGTTCTTGTCTGACGAATCCCTGCTGGTTCCAGGCACGAAAGTGACTTTGGCTGGTTACGGTCTGATCGAAACAGACGGTGTGAACACGAAATCTGACGACCGTCTTCGTAAAGTGGATGTGGAAATCGTTGAATCCTTCGGTAAAACTGAAATCCTTTTGGATCAGTCCCAAGGCAAAGGTGCCTGCCACGGTGATTCCGGTGGTCCGGCGTTCCTGGAAGTCAAAGGTCAGCAGTACGTTTGGGGTATCACCAGCCGTGGTGCCGGTAAAGACGGTAAAGATGACTGCTCTTTGGTGAGTGTTTACACGAAAGTGAAATCCCAGGCTGACTTCATCAATGGTGCGATGAAGACTCTGCAAAAAAGAGCAAAACAAACAGC